The Rickettsia endosymbiont of Gonocerus acuteangulatus nucleotide sequence CTTAAAATAGTTACAGATGCAATATTACCCCATTGCTTTGCTAACTCCTTTGATGTTTTATTCATATTAGCTTTAAAAAATTCTTTAAAAGATTCTGAATCTTTTATCTTATGACTATGTCCTTTCTGATAACCAGTTGCTGCTTCTAAAGTACCTTGCTTATCTTTTAATTTTTTCCATTTATATATAGTATCACGACTTACATTAAATAATTTACTTACCTTACTTATTCGTATCCCTGCTTCTACAGCTTTTATAACTCTTAGTCTTAGTTCTATTGCATATGCTCGTGCCATATCTCTTTACATGCTTGTTAATATTTGCTTACTATAACATGATACTCTCGCTCTGTCAGTACCTTAATGACTTATGCTATACTTGGCTAAAATCAAAAGTGGTTAAAGATTTACCAGGTGGTAAGTGTGCTTTCCTAAGATAAGCTTGTACTTTTTCCCTATGACGTGTCTCTACCTCCTGTTCTAAAAGAATAGAAAACAGTTTATTATAACTCCATCCTTCAATTTGTGCCTTCTCTAAAAAGTTTTCCCATGTCTCAAGTATAGTCAATAATCCTAATTCTTTTAGAAGAATTGGTAAAGTTGCAGAATCATGCATAACAACCTCCTACAGCAAACACAGATAAAAGATGATCATATGTTTGTAGCGAATGTTGTGTTACTCCTATAGGTGGTAATAATGGATTATTACTACAAGATTGAAAACGTATTTGCAATAAACTCAAAGAAGGTATCTGACCTTTAGAAAGAGATGACAGCACCAATTCTCCTAGTGCCAGTTCACAATCATAATCAGCAGCTAACTTTAAAATACCTACCATTAATTTATTCGCATGCTTTGGCTTACAATGCTGATTAATCAAATTCCAAATGTTTTTATATGTCTCATTTGGTAAAATATCATCCCGTAGAATAGAACCACGAAATGCTCCAGGCTTCTTTATCAAAGCATTTACTAAATGGCGGTAATTAATACATCTAGATCTTTGCCATTTTTTATTTTTATCAACTCTTACTTTTGCTAGATTTAATACATGATCAGCACCTAAATAACATGCAAGATAACTATCATAAATATGAATCTTCAGTTGCTGACCAATCAAACGTGATGGTACAGTATACATAACTTTTTGTACCGATATAGTACTAGACGTTGTTACCCTTGCAGTGATCTCAGTAAAATCAATCGTTCTTTTTTGAGGTAGTAATTGTAAATAAGGTCACTCAATATTAAGTTGTGCTTCATGACGGTTATTGTGTTTTTGAACTATCACATCTATAAAATCTTGATATTCTTCAACTGATTTAAAATCATATGAACCACGGAGTAAAAGAGCTTGTTCTAACCTTCTTTTGAGATGCCCATGTGCTGCTTCAACACTGCCATGTTCATGTCCTTTACCTCGATTATTTCTGGTAGCAATCATACCATAATGGATACATATTGCTTCATAACTTTTAGTTATATCTTCTTCACTATTTGAATAGAGATTTTTAAAAGCTGCTGATAAACTATCTGTTCTATGCTCACGTGGGCAGCCACCTAACTTCCATAAAGCATCCTGTAGTGATTGAGATAAAGCAGTAAAGCTCTCTCCACCTTGAATAATTTTCATAAAAGACCAATTGCTATAAGCTAAGCGAAAGTGATATAAAATATGCTGAAATACCTGACCTTTAATTGTAATATTAATACCTTTTAAGACAGTGAAATCTGATAAACATTGATGTCCCGGTTCATGTAACTGACGAAAAACAATTTCTTTCTCCGGACCATGTAGTGCTTTCCACTTACTAACACGTCTTTGCATAGTTCTTAATATACAAAACTTACGCTATGTTTGGTTCTAAATATCGTAAAGATGGAGAACGCAGCTGTTGTTGCATATAGTCATCTAAAAGCCCTAACTTTATTTGGTAAACCGTTTTACCGATTGTATTTGCAGTCCTTTTGAGAAATGCCCAAACTAAAAATGCCCAACTAATATGATTACGTTGAATACGCTGTTTCCTGCATTGACAACGTTCTATCCCAGTAAGTTGCTTAATTTCTCTGTGCATGCTCTCAATTACCCATCGAAAGCCACACTCATCTTGTGCAGCTTTAGAAGATTTGTGAGTTTTGTTATTGGTAACAACATACTCAACTCTGTTGGTAGAAACAGTAAATTTAAACAAATTAACATGCTTATTTTTAGCAAAGCCTTTTATATGAATCTCTACTCCATGCCTGATCTCTTCATCTGAAAATGTCAACTCTTTTACAGCTTTATAAGGTTTAGAATCGTGCGTTTTACTAACGTTTCTATTGGCTTTAATAGGGGCATAATAATATTTCCCCAGAGAGTCAACATGTTGCATAATTTTGTGTGTAGAATACCATGTGTCAAAAAGTACTGTTTGAAAAGGAATCTTCTTGCTATAAACAGCATTATTTAACATGTTTAATAGGTGTTCTAGTTTTGTTGCTCCATCATGATCAGGTGCAAAAATTCGATAATCTATTACCCAAAACTTATTAATATCAGGGTTATAATATACCAGACTCACTACTCCTATACCTTTAGTAACTCTACCTGTAGCTCCACTGTACTGCGATCTTGCAATTTCTATTTGCTTCGTATTCCTTTTATTTAAAACCGTATCATCAAATATTGTATATCCATTAGATGAAAAAATAACATCATTCTTGATGTGTTCCCATAACAAAGAAGGTGTATATTTTTCATTCCTTAAAAATCTATTAATAACATCATGACTACATTTCTTTGCATGTTCAGCGTAGTAGGTTAAACTATAATTCTTTTGGCTAACTATTAAAAATTGACAATAATCTGTCCTATTAATTGGTATTGCTTGCAACTTTATCCTCTTTGACATGTTTAATTATTTTTACAATAATTTATCACTTTTTTACTCATAGCGTAAGTTTTGTATACTATCCGGATATTCTCCAGGATGATGATCCTGTAGATATTCTAATAATGTTAATGATGTTAAATGTGGTATTTGTTCTAATAAAGGCACTATAATTGGTTCTCACACTTTGTCTAAAGGATCATTAATACGTTTAGAAACTTTTTTATATTGTTTTTGTGGTAGCCCTCTTCTTTCTATATTTCTAGCAGTACGTTCTGAAAATCCTGCTTTAGCTGATGCAATAACTTGGTTTAAACCTGCTTTTCTTAATGTCATATATACCTTTACTTGTTGGTGTGTTATTCTTTTCCCAGACATCTTTGCAACTAATTAATTTGTTTAGATGTCTATTTTATTATCGGCAAAGAAAACTGTCACCCCTCGGCAATAATATCTGTCATTGCATACAAGTAGTAAAATCAAAATCTTTACCTAAGGCAATATACTCTCTAATACGGCTCATTAGGTTTTGGAAATATGTAAGATTGTGCCAAGTTATTAGCATCGCTCCAAGTATCTCACCTATTCTAACCAAATGATGCAAGTAAGCTTTACTGTAATTTCGGCAAGCAGGGCAAAGGCAATCAGCTTCTAAAGGCTCATTATCTTCAGCATATTTACTATTGCGGATATTTACCGTGCCATATTTCGTGAAAGCCTGACCATTACGACCTGACCTAGTCGGGATTACGCAGTCAAACATATCTACCCCTCTGCTGACTGCTCCGATAATATCAGCAGGCTTTCCTACCCCCATCAAATATCTAGGTTTATTTTGCGGTAGGAAATCAGGGGCATAATCAAGAACTTTAAACATAAGTTCTTGCCCCTCCCCAACTGCAAGACCGCCTATAGCATATCCTTCAAAATTAAGCTCTATTAAATCTTTAGCCGATTGCTTGCGTAACTCTTCGTAAGTGCTACCTTGAATAATACCAAACTGTGCATAACCATCTCGTTTAACAAATGCTTCTCTTGATCTATATGCCCATCTAGTTGTGAGCTGCATAGAGGTTTTTGCTTCTTCAAACGTTGCAGGGTAAGGCGTACATTCATCAAAAGCCATGGTAATAGTGCTGCCGAGTAAATGCTGTATTTCGGTAGAACGCTCAGGCGTCAGCAAATATTTATCACCATTAATATGCGAGTTAAAACTTACTCCCTCTTCCGTTATCTTACGCAACTTCGATAGAGACATTACTTGATAACCACCGGAATCGGTTAGTATCGGCTTATCCCAATTCATGAATTTATGCAAACCACCAAGCTTAGCAATACGCTCGGCACTTGGTTGTAGCATTAAGTGGTAGGTGTTACCAAGCAGAATATCGGCCCCTGTTTCGGCTACCGATTCAGGTAGCATTGCTTTAACTGTTCCTCTTGTTCCGACCGGCATAAAAGCAGGCGTACGAATTTCGCCATGAGCAGTAATAATAACACCGCTTCTTGCTTTTTTATGTTGATGATTGATATTAAAGGAAAATTTTGACACTAATAGTTGCCTGTTTATTTAAATATTAAAGACAGCATTTTAGCATAATATAGATTGTAGATAAAGATTTATTCCCTATATGGATTGTTTTTCCCTTATTACAAGGAAAAATTAATGTTGTTGGATAGTTCAGTTCAACCCTTGTCATGCCATGACGGCATTGCCCTAGTGGAACATTTTCCCTCTGTCATCCCGTGATTTATTCTATAGTACCGGACAGTTTAAAAAAATTAGCATCATTGCAGGAAAAAGCTAGCGTTATTGTATGGCTTCTATGTCATTCCCGCGTAGGCGAGAATCCAGGAAAAAAAGTCTAAATATAGCAATTTTTTAGAATATAAAAGCTCGATATTATCTCGCTTTATGCTGGATTCCCGCCGTTGCTAAGAAATGACATAGAATAATAACTGTCCGGTACTATTAATGCCCTCACAGGGTAACAGGAAAATACTTATACGCAAATAGCGAGTGATCTAACAAGCTCAATGATTATTTTTCTAACATCTGGATTCTGTATAGCATAAATCATTAAGATACTGACAATTTAATAGTATTAAAAACAGCATCATAAAATGTTTCAAAATCTCCTACAACTTTCCTAATTTCATTTTTTATCTTAAACCAGTAATGCTCTATAGGATTTAAATCAGGAGAGTAAGTTGGTAAATACAATATGGTACAACCAACGGATTCAATTAACTCTTTAACTTTAGAATTTTTATGAAAATTAATGTTATCCATAATAACGGTTTGCCCAGGTTGTAATTCTGTAATTAATACATCCCTAATATAAGTTTTAAAGACTGAAAATACTATAAGTAAGTAGAACAGAACCTATTTAAAATAATAAGATTTTAAATAGGTAATGATGAACAGAAAATATAGACACTTATCTCGAGAAGAGAGATATGAGATAAAAAGAATGTATGACCTAGGAGTCAGTATTAATAAGATAGCACAACATCTTACGAGGTCTAAAAGCACTATTAGTATGGAGCTAAAAAGAAATAAGGTAAAAGATAAGTATATGCCTTGTGTTGCTCAGGAAAAATATGAAAACAGGATGTATCAGCAAGAGTTATTAAAAATAGAAAAGAACCCTATGTTGTTAGATTATATTAAAAATGCTATGATTCGCAAGAAATGGTCGCCGGATGCTATAGCCGGAAAGTTAAAACTAGACAAAAATACAGCTTTGTGTATCAGTACAGAAAGTATATATAGATTTGTTTACACTTCTGCAGTAGCAGCTAAATTAAAGTTATATAGCTATTTACCTTCTAAAAGATATAAAAGGCAAGAAAGAGGGAAGAGGCGTCAAAGGATCATTATACCACAAAGGATCTCAATACATCAGCGTGATGCAATAGCTACGAAAAAGGTAGAAGTAGGGAATTTTGAGGCAGATCTTACATTTCATAAAGGTAATCAAAGTATGAATATTGGTGCACTGGTGGATAAAAAGACAAAACTTACGCTATGTTTGATATAATGCCCATGAATTAAGGGATATTATGAAGTGCTTCACTATAAAACATTGCTGTGTAATAAGAGTTTTTAGCATATTTGCTATAACATAGCGTAAGTTTTGAAGAGTCAAAAGATTATTTTAGTGCTGAATAACTCCAAGAGAGCTACAACAGTTACCAATGGTTTTTTAAGAAAGATAAAAACTCTTCCAAATAGTGTGAGAAAGACTATTACTATGGATAATCTGTAGTAGTTGACATTTGATCTTACATTTAATTAAAATAATGTATTAAAAAATACAGATAAAAAATAGGAGGTCACAATGCACTTAAATCAAAAAATAATAAAGCCAAAATTAGGTTTACTTGAATTAGCTAAGAGCCTTGGTAGCATATCATCAGCATGTAAAGCAATGGGATATAGTAGAGATAGTTATTACAGATTTAAAGAACTGTATGAAACTGGTGGCGAAGAAGCATTATAGGCTATCGGTGACGGTAGAGGGGTTTTTGTGGAAACTCGTTCCCTTTTCGGCTCTGTCCAAATAAGTGTGGGAATTTCTCAAAGGTTATATAAAAATATAATATAACAAAAGGAGAAATTATATGCACCAAAAACAAAATGAAGCAATGAATCAAGCGATAGATTTATTAATAAATAATGATACAGATATATCAACATTACTTAAAGAGGATGGTTTATTAAAGCAATTAACCAAACGGCTTGTAGAGAAGGCATTGCAGTCAGAGATGAATAATCACTTAGGATATGATAAATATTGTCATACTGATAGTGATAATGTTCGTAATGGTAAGAATGTAAAGAATCTAGTAACAAATAATGGAGTTATAGAGATTGAGGTTCCAAGGGATAGAAGTAGTACATTTGAACCTGCATTAATTCCAAAGCGTCAAAGACGTATTGAAGGATTTGATGATAAAATAATATCGTTATACGCTAAAGGAATGAGCTTATCTGATATTAAGATTCAAATGCAAGAATTGTATGGAGCTGACGTTAGCGAAAGTTTGATAAGTCAAATTACTGATGATGTAATTGAGGATGTCAAGATATGGCAAAGCCGACCATTGGATCGAGTATATGCTATAGTATTTTTTGACTGTTTAGTAGTAAAAGTACGTCAAGATAAACGAATTATCAATAAGTCTGTATATGTAGCATTAGGTATTGATTTATCTGGCAGGAAGGATATTTTAGGATTGTGGATCAGTGAAAATGAAGGAGCAAAATTTTGGCTTGGTAATTTTACTGAGATGAAGAACAGAGGTATGCAAGACATGCTTATTGCTTGCAGTGATAATTTAACCGGTATGTCTGAGGCGATAGAGGCAGTTTTTCCGAAAACCGAACATCAATTATGTATTGTACATCAGATTAGAAATAGTTTAAAATATGTATCATATAAAGACCGAAAAGAATTAGCGGCTGATTTAAAGCCTATTTATACTGCTAGCACAGAGGAAGAAGCACATCTTGCTTTAGAATCTTTTGAAGCTAAATGGAGTAAACAGTATCCACAAATTGCTAAATCTTGGTATGTTCATTGGGAAAATTTAATGGTTTTTCTAGGATACCCTGAGGCGATAAGGAAAGTAATATACACAACGAATAGTGTAGAATCTGTCAATAGCCAATTACGTAAGGTTACCAAGAATAAACGGGTTTTTCCAAATGATAATGCCGTTTTTAAGACCTTATATTTGGCAATTGATTATATGACCAAGAAATGGGCTATGCCGATTCCAAACTGGAACGCAGCTATGGCTCACTTTTTGATAAAATTTGAAGGTAGAATTTAAGCCCTATGAAAAATTTACACACTTAATTAGAAAGACTCCCCTTTTCATTTTTGTAGTTGTCACTTTATTGTTTTAATGCTATTATACTTCCCATAAAGCTCTAACTTTTACTATTTTTTGACAGCAAGAGTTCCTCCTCCAGTCATTACGGGAACTAAATACTAGTGAAAATGCAAGGACTAAGTAAAACAAAATCTATAAATTTTCTGCCCAAATTTCATTGGGGGTTTTATAACCAAAAATCTTTCTTGGCATGTTATTTAAAATCTCAGCAACATTGTCAAGACCTCTTTGTGTAACGGTAGTAATATCTGTATTTTTAGGTAAAATTCTATGAATCATAGAATTCATTTTTTCCACTAATGCTTTTTGTCTAGGGCGGTATGGATCACAAAAGAAAGTTTGAAACCCAGATAGTCTATAGGCAACATGCCCCACAAACTCTTTGCCATTATCCATAGTAATAGTCTTTCTCACACTATTTGGAAGAGTTTTTATCTTTCTTAAAAAACCATTGGTAACTGTTGTAGCTCTCTTGGAGTTATTCAGCACTAAAATAATCTTTTGACTCTTTTTATCCACCAGTGCACCAATATTCATACTTTGATTACCTTTATGAAATGTAAGATCTGCCTCAAAATTCCCTACTTCTACCTTTTTCGTAGCTATTGCATCACGCTGATGTATTGAGATCCTTTGTGGTATAATGATCCTTTGACGCCTCTTCCCTCTTTCTTGCCTTTTATATCTTTTAGAAGGTAAATAGCTATATAACTTTAATTTAGCTGCTACTGCAGAAGTGTAAACAAATCTATATATACTTTCTGTACTGATACACAAAGCTGTATTTTTGTCTAGTTTTAACTTTCCGGCTATAGCATCCGGCGACCATTTCTTGCGAATCATAGCATTTTTAATATAATCTAACAACATAGGGTTCTTTTCTATTTTTAATAACTCTTGCTGATACATCCTGTTTTCATATTTTTCCTGAGCAACACAAGGCATATACTTATCTTTTACCTTATTTCTTTTTAGCTCCATACTAATAGCGCTTTTAGACCTCGTAAGATGTTGTGCTATCTTATTAATACTGACTCCTAGGTCATACATTCTTTTTATCTCATATCTCTCTTCTCGAGATAAGTGTCTATATTTTCTGTTCATCATTACCTATTTAAAATCTTATTATTTTAAATAGGTTCTGTTCTACTTACTTATAGTATTTTCACTAGGACGTACAGTGATAGATACAAATCAAATTATAAAAAACAATACTATATAGCATAAGTCATTAAGGTACTGACAGAGCGAGAGTATCATGTTATAGTAAGCAAATATTAACAAGCATGTAAAGAGATATGGCACGAGCATATGCAATAGAACTAAGACTAAGAGTTATAAAAGCTGTAGAA carries:
- a CDS encoding ATP-binding protein, with product MHDSATLPILLKELGLLTILETWENFLEKAQIEGWSYNKLFSILLEQEVETRHREKVQAYLRKAHLPPGKSLTTFDFSQV
- the istA gene encoding IS21 family transposase, with the protein product MQRRVSKWKALHGPEKEIVFRQLHEPGHQCLSDFTVLKGINITIKGQVFQHILYHFRLAYSNWSFMKIIQGGESFTALSQSLQDALWKLGGCPREHRTDSLSAAFKNLYSNSEEDITKSYEAICIHYGMIATRNNRGKGHEHGSVEAAHGHLKRRLEQALLLRGSYDFKSVEEYQDFIDVIVQKHNNRHEAQLNIE
- a CDS encoding transposase yields the protein MSKRIKLQAIPINRTDYCQFLIVSQKNYSLTYYAEHAKKCSHDVINRFLRNEKYTPSLLWEHIKNDVIFSSNGYTIFDDTVLNKRNTKQIEIARSQYSGATGRVTKGIGVVSLVYYNPDINKFWVIDYRIFAPDHDGATKLEHLLNMLNNAVYSKKIPFQTVLFDTWYSTHKIMQHVDSLGKYYYAPIKANRNVSKTHDSKPYKAVKELTFSDEEIRHGVEIHIKGFAKNKHVNLFKFTVSTNRVEYVVTNNKTHKSSKAAQDECGFRWVIESMHREIKQLTGIERCQCRKQRIQRNHISWAFLVWAFLKRTANTIGKTVYQIKLGLLDDYMQQQLRSPSLRYLEPNIA
- the tgt gene encoding tRNA guanosine(34) transglycosylase Tgt, which codes for MSKFSFNINHQHKKARSGVIITAHGEIRTPAFMPVGTRGTVKAMLPESVAETGADILLGNTYHLMLQPSAERIAKLGGLHKFMNWDKPILTDSGGYQVMSLSKLRKITEEGVSFNSHINGDKYLLTPERSTEIQHLLGSTITMAFDECTPYPATFEEAKTSMQLTTRWAYRSREAFVKRDGYAQFGIIQGSTYEELRKQSAKDLIELNFEGYAIGGLAVGEGQELMFKVLDYAPDFLPQNKPRYLMGVGKPADIIGAVSRGVDMFDCVIPTRSGRNGQAFTKYGTVNIRNSKYAEDNEPLEADCLCPACRNYSKAYLHHLVRIGEILGAMLITWHNLTYFQNLMSRIREYIALGKDFDFTTCMQ
- a CDS encoding IS30 family transposase encodes the protein MMNRKYRHLSREERYEIKRMYDLGVSINKIAQHLTRSKSTISMELKRNKVKDKYMPCVAQEKYENRMYQQELLKIEKNPMLLDYIKNAMIRKKWSPDAIAGKLKLDKNTALCISTESIYRFVYTSAVAAKLKLYSYLPSKRYKRQERGKRRQRIIIPQRISIHQRDAIATKKVEVGNFEADLTFHKGNQSMNIGALVDKKTKLTLCLI
- a CDS encoding IS256 family transposase; the protein is MHQKQNEAMNQAIDLLINNDTDISTLLKEDGLLKQLTKRLVEKALQSEMNNHLGYDKYCHTDSDNVRNGKNVKNLVTNNGVIEIEVPRDRSSTFEPALIPKRQRRIEGFDDKIISLYAKGMSLSDIKIQMQELYGADVSESLISQITDDVIEDVKIWQSRPLDRVYAIVFFDCLVVKVRQDKRIINKSVYVALGIDLSGRKDILGLWISENEGAKFWLGNFTEMKNRGMQDMLIACSDNLTGMSEAIEAVFPKTEHQLCIVHQIRNSLKYVSYKDRKELAADLKPIYTASTEEEAHLALESFEAKWSKQYPQIAKSWYVHWENLMVFLGYPEAIRKVIYTTNSVESVNSQLRKVTKNKRVFPNDNAVFKTLYLAIDYMTKKWAMPIPNWNAAMAHFLIKFEGRI
- a CDS encoding IS30 family transposase yields the protein MMNRKYRHLSREERYEIKRMYDLGVSINKIAQHLTRSKSAISMELKRNKVKDKYMPCVAQEKYENRMYQQELLKIEKNPMLLDYIKNAMIRKKWSPDAIAGKLKLDKNTALCISTESIYRFVYTSAVAAKLKLYSYLPSKRYKRQERGKRRQRIIIPQRISIHQRDAIATKKVEVGNFEADLTFHKGNQSMNIGALVDKKSQKIILVLNNSKRATTVTNGFLRKIKTLPNSVRKTITMDNGKEFVGHVAYRLSGFQTFFCDPYRPRQKALVEKMNSMIHRILPKNTDITTVTQRGLDNVAEILNNMPRKIFGYKTPNEIWAENL